The Brevibacillus brevis genome contains a region encoding:
- a CDS encoding YheC/YheD family endospore coat-associated protein, with translation MTASERSLGIMARCQGSHFVDKGYYKKLTLYGRKHGIRVFVFSPRQVNFSTRMVKGFEYRNGSWHAKDFPIPAFIYDRCFVGPSYRHYKPFVEKLQNDRNITFLGHGLSGKWQVHQMLAKSPLLAPLLPPTEIFSYPVLHATLQKYGAAIIKPMAGTHGIGVVRIKEVRSGYEASGRNRDNKPFTRRIRDTAGLKSFVSVFTAGRKFLVQPYLELHTPDGTPFDVRILVQKNELGKWGTTGKAVRLGDKRSITSNLHGGGKATPLASFLPLHFTSVKAARIEQTINRVAEELPRFLEESHGRLVELGIDIGIDTAGNVWIIEVNSRPGRTVFRMIDDPTAQLHSITQPVRYAHYLMKERVGG, from the coding sequence ATGACAGCATCCGAGAGAAGTCTTGGCATCATGGCCCGGTGCCAGGGCTCCCACTTTGTAGACAAAGGGTACTACAAAAAGCTTACGCTCTATGGACGCAAGCACGGCATTCGCGTCTTCGTTTTTTCACCACGTCAGGTTAACTTTTCCACTCGTATGGTAAAAGGCTTCGAGTATCGCAATGGGTCCTGGCACGCGAAAGACTTCCCAATCCCCGCCTTTATCTATGACCGTTGCTTTGTGGGCCCATCTTATCGCCACTATAAACCATTTGTGGAAAAGTTGCAAAACGATCGCAACATTACGTTTTTGGGGCATGGTCTGTCTGGAAAATGGCAGGTGCACCAGATGCTCGCTAAGTCTCCTCTCCTCGCCCCGCTGCTCCCGCCTACTGAAATATTCTCTTATCCTGTGCTCCACGCAACCTTGCAAAAATACGGGGCAGCTATCATCAAGCCTATGGCTGGGACTCACGGTATTGGTGTCGTGAGAATCAAAGAAGTACGCAGTGGATATGAAGCTTCTGGACGAAACCGAGACAATAAGCCTTTCACTAGGCGAATCCGGGACACTGCCGGATTAAAAAGTTTTGTGTCTGTCTTTACTGCCGGCCGCAAGTTCCTGGTACAGCCCTATCTAGAGTTGCATACCCCGGATGGTACTCCATTCGATGTCCGTATTCTGGTTCAAAAAAACGAGCTGGGTAAATGGGGAACAACTGGCAAAGCTGTGCGTCTGGGAGACAAACGCAGTATTACCTCCAATTTGCACGGAGGAGGGAAAGCAACACCTCTGGCCTCTTTCCTGCCCCTTCACTTTACATCCGTAAAAGCGGCACGCATCGAGCAAACAATCAACCGAGTGGCGGAAGAACTTCCCCGTTTTTTGGAAGAGTCACACGGCAGGCTCGTTGAGCTGGGAATCGATATCGGCATCGACACCGCAGGTAATGTTTGGATCATCGAGGTAAACAGCAGACCAGGGCGAACTGTTTTTCGCATGATTGACGACCCGACTGCACAACTGCATTCGATTACTCAGCCCGTTCGCTACGCCCACTATCTTATGAAAGAGCGTGTAGGAGGTTAA